In the genome of Kazachstania africana CBS 2517 chromosome 6, complete genome, the window AAATCTGACCCCAACTGGAAGCCGTGTTTCGAAGCCACAAGTGACGGGTATGCAGAGGGAATTGTATAACTTATTAGGGGATAACCAGCCCCCAGTAATGGTTCAACCTTCTAGTAAGTTTAAGGAGAAGCTGACGAGTAAAGCAAAGCCCTCTCCATGGACATATGCTGAATTTAAGCCAAGTGGTAAGAACAATATAAGATTGAGACATTGGGTAAAGGGCTCTAAGGATCTCCTGGGGCCTGAACCACAGGAATCTGATTTTGCAAAGTTTAGCGTTCGTTTGTCTTTGCCAGAGTTcacagaagaagaatatgaatTGTTTATGAAGAGTGGTGAGACCAAGAATACAGAAAAGGAAGCTAATGCAAACAAATTAGATCTACAGGATAATGCTGAAAAGCCACCTATGTCGAATGTTTCAGAACGAGAATCTAATGTGGAAGATGAGAAGGAGAAAAATAAGGAAGAAAGTGCTGTTGAAGAGTCTGGCACTGAGAATGGAGAAGTTGGGAACAGCGGTAAGGTAGAGGCTGAAGAATGGACGTATGAAGAAGTCGCCTATCTTTTTACATTATGTCGCGAATACGATTTAAGATGGTTTGTTATCGATGACAGATACCTATTTGATGGTAAGAGTAGGCCattagaagatttgaaggctaaattttatgaagtttcaaagaaatatttcaaattcaaggATAATTCTGATGTCAAATTAgaatcattaaatttttctaagGATAAAGAACTTGAAAGGAAAAAGTATTTACAAAGATTATTATCGAGATCTGCAGCAGAGAttgctgaagaagaagcgTTAATCATTGAATCGAGAAAATTCGAGATGGCAGCAAAGAAAACACTCAGTGAAAGAGAGGCATTACTACGTTTATTGGATTCTCCCATATCTACCCAAAATGTGTCGCaatatctttcttctcAGGGAATATCTCAATTGTACAACAATCTGTTGTCAGATAGAACACGAAAACGCAAGAATGACAATGGTGTACCTGAGAATCCATGGATGaagcaacaacaacattTTGCCCAACAAAGACAACAATTGCAACAGACGCAAGAGAGGAAAAACATTGAGACTCATTCTCAAGACGGACAGGCGTCCCCTAGAAAGACGAAGAAGCAGAAACAAGAACTTCAAACAGCaatgaagaggaaaagCGAGGCAGCATATGCAGAGACtctattgaaagatttcaGCGCAGAAGAAAGGAAAGCGTTGGGGGTCGTAACGCACGGCGAAAAGCTGTCACCTGGTGTGTATCTGAGATCAACGAGAATACCCACATACAAACCGGCCTTACAAAACAGAGTTGTCGCCACTCTACACGAACTAGGTCTTCCGGTAAGACCAGCAATGCCATCGTTCGAAGTGGTGCAAAGACAGGAAGAactgttgaagaaaatcgTCACTCTATTGGACATGAAGAAGCATATAGATAAGCTTGAAGCAGAAAAGTCAATAACCAAGTAAACAACATTATCATAGCTATCCCCCACTCATTTCTCCCACAAGCCCTAACAAAATAATCCTCTAGCCTCCGCTAGGCGGGCCACCCATGCACCGCTGCAGTAACCCGCAGGCAGAGTCGAGCGCAAAAGATCGCAAATTTCAGTTAGGGTAAGAGCGCAGCATTAGGCTGGGAAATGCCTTTGGACAACAAAATGCACAAAAACGACGCACATCGCAAAgagtgaaatttttcaagacaGCACTGcgaaagtgaaaaaatttttttcaacttcttggatcattgaatgaatatttgttaATTTACTTTTAAATGGAAgtatatttaatataaaCGTTTTTACTCATTTCTTACACTTTTCAAGTTCATTTCTGTTTgttcaaattgaaatagTTATCCATTATACAAATGTCCTTTTCCGATTTCTCCAAGGTTGaaactttacaaaaattaaacaCTTTCTTAGCCGACAAGTCCTACGTTGAAGGGTATGTTTTAATATCAACTGAGGCGTTGCTTTCTTTagttgaagaagagaagtTGTTTACGTGTGAATGATGAACTTATTCTTTGGTCCGTGTTTATGACAGGAAGTAAGACCCCTGGTATGAGTGACACAAAAGAGGTGATTAATTTCACGATTTCTGACAATTCATGTAAAATAActtctttatttcttttcttaatgcaacgaaaaaatataataatattgagTCTCTTATTACTAacaatttgtttttttagTACTGCTGCCTCTCAAGCTGATGTCGCTGTTTACAAGTCTTTCCAAAAGGCTTTCCCAGAATTCTCTAGATGGTTCAACCACGTTGCTTCCTTAGCTGACGAATTCGAAACCTTACCAGCCGGTTCTGCTCCAGCTGctgctgaagaagaagaagaagacgacGAAGACGTTGATTTATTCGGTTctgacgaagaagaagatgctgaagctgaaaaattaaaggcTCAAAGAGTTGCTGAA includes:
- the EFB1 gene encoding translation elongation factor 1 subunit beta (similar to Saccharomyces cerevisiae EFB1 (YAL003W); ancestral locus Anc_4.130), which codes for MSFSDFSKVETLQKLNTFLADKSYVEGTAASQADVAVYKSFQKAFPEFSRWFNHVASLADEFETLPAGSAPAAAEEEEEDDEDVDLFGSDEEEDAEAEKLKAQRVAEYQARKANKPAKPAAKSIVTLDVKPWDDETDLEEMVANTKAIEMEGLTWGAHQFIPIGFGIKKLQINCVVEDDKVSLDDLQQAIEDDEDHVQSTDVAAMQKL
- the SWC4 gene encoding Swc4p (similar to Saccharomyces cerevisiae SWC4 (YGR002C); ancestral locus Anc_4.137), whose amino-acid sequence is MSSSDIFDVLNIKQKSKSPIHGSSPLPSAGSSTNLTPTGSRVSKPQVTGMQRELYNLLGDNQPPVMVQPSSKFKEKLTSKAKPSPWTYAEFKPSGKNNIRLRHWVKGSKDLLGPEPQESDFAKFSVRLSLPEFTEEEYELFMKSGETKNTEKEANANKLDLQDNAEKPPMSNVSERESNVEDEKEKNKEESAVEESGTENGEVGNSGKVEAEEWTYEEVAYLFTLCREYDLRWFVIDDRYLFDGKSRPLEDLKAKFYEVSKKYFKFKDNSDVKLESLNFSKDKELERKKYLQRLLSRSAAEIAEEEALIIESRKFEMAAKKTLSEREALLRLLDSPISTQNVSQYLSSQGISQLYNNLLSDRTRKRKNDNGVPENPWMKQQQHFAQQRQQLQQTQERKNIETHSQDGQASPRKTKKQKQELQTAMKRKSEAAYAETLLKDFSAEERKALGVVTHGEKLSPGVYLRSTRIPTYKPALQNRVVATLHELGLPVRPAMPSFEVVQRQEELLKKIVTLLDMKKHIDKLEAEKSITK